The Spirochaetota bacterium genome has a segment encoding these proteins:
- a CDS encoding L-seryl-tRNA(Sec) selenium transferase, which translates to MDREDINQIFRNIPQVEKILQAEELSRFFSEIGRSAVIEAVREVISDIRKEAGRGGAVSLESIVPAVVSRCQSKKRRKLQRVINGTGVIIHTNLGRSPIGADILQKIAADCSGYCNLEYDLAERRRGKRGGFAEELIAGLAGAEDALIVNNNASSVFLILSEFARGREVVVSRGELVQIGGGFRLPDIMKQSGALLVETGTTNITTVEDYRGAITENTAMIFSCHRSNFTIQGFTESPSLRDMGELKKEGIIFVRDLGSGNITTDQRLPRPFEATVRSEIDQGPDLVCFSGDKLLGGCQAGIIVGRKDLVGRLRRNPLMRMLRVDKITYYILQETLIRHVNGEHDTLSLWRIMVQDSASIGGRISRFLRLIAGPEKKEFLKRIGTKSTIGGGAMPSFQRDSMGIQVDIPGLGADEIYAFLADSEVPLIGVIIDGRFTLDFMTILDDDVPAAAAAVGRLLALNKGKQ; encoded by the coding sequence ATGGATAGGGAAGATATAAACCAGATATTCAGGAATATCCCCCAGGTGGAGAAAATCCTCCAGGCTGAGGAATTGAGCCGATTTTTCTCCGAGATAGGCCGGTCAGCGGTGATCGAGGCGGTCCGCGAGGTCATTTCCGACATCAGAAAAGAGGCTGGAAGGGGAGGTGCGGTTTCGCTGGAATCCATAGTCCCGGCCGTGGTGTCGCGGTGCCAGTCAAAAAAAAGGCGTAAGCTTCAGCGCGTCATCAACGGCACCGGCGTGATTATCCATACAAACCTGGGCCGATCTCCCATTGGCGCCGACATACTGCAGAAGATCGCGGCGGATTGTTCCGGCTACTGCAACCTGGAATATGACCTGGCGGAGCGGCGGCGGGGAAAGCGTGGCGGCTTTGCCGAGGAGCTGATCGCCGGGCTGGCCGGCGCCGAGGACGCCCTCATCGTCAACAACAACGCCTCCAGCGTGTTTCTCATACTGAGCGAATTCGCCCGCGGAAGGGAGGTCGTGGTCTCCCGGGGCGAGCTCGTGCAGATCGGCGGGGGCTTCCGCTTGCCCGACATCATGAAGCAGAGCGGCGCCCTCCTTGTCGAGACCGGGACCACGAACATCACCACGGTTGAAGATTACCGCGGGGCCATTACCGAAAACACGGCCATGATCTTCTCGTGCCACCGGTCCAATTTCACGATCCAGGGCTTCACGGAAAGCCCCTCTCTCAGGGACATGGGTGAGCTCAAGAAAGAAGGAATCATCTTCGTGCGCGACCTGGGGAGCGGAAACATTACCACGGACCAACGGCTTCCCCGGCCCTTCGAGGCGACGGTGCGGTCGGAGATCGACCAGGGCCCCGACCTGGTCTGCTTCAGCGGCGACAAGCTCCTGGGCGGGTGCCAGGCGGGTATTATCGTGGGAAGGAAGGACCTGGTGGGGCGCCTGCGCAGGAACCCCCTCATGCGCATGCTCCGCGTTGACAAGATCACCTATTATATCCTCCAGGAGACCCTCATCAGGCATGTCAACGGAGAGCACGATACTCTGTCTCTCTGGCGTATCATGGTCCAGGACAGCGCGTCGATCGGCGGGCGCATCAGCCGTTTCCTCAGGCTCATTGCCGGTCCGGAAAAAAAGGAGTTCCTGAAACGTATCGGAACGAAGAGCACCATCGGAGGCGGAGCCATGCCCAGCTTCCAGAGGGACAGCATGGGGATACAGGTGGACATCCCCGGCCTCGGCGCTGATGAGATCTACGCCTTCCTTGCCGATTCCGAAGTCCCTCTCATCGGTGTCATCATAGACGGCCGCTTTACCCTGGATTTCATGACAATCCTTGACGATGATGTCCCTGCCGCGGCCGCAGCGGTGGGAAGACTTTTAGCCCTCAACAAAGGAAAGCAATAA